attttaaacacgtATTCCATGGTTACAAGAATAACTTTATTGCATCAGTAGGTAATAAGTCACAGAGCGATgctgatatatataaatataaaaacatcaaaagtttcatttaacaatattgtttttttaaatacgtgcCGGATGTTTAACTTGAACATTTATTTACTACTAATTTACTTTATCACAATGAAAACGGTGTGTCCAGACTAATCCCCAAATAATGGAATTGTCCTGCTTGTACTCATTCAATTCAATTGCTTTTACAAGGGATTTGCGCATCGTTCTCGCAAATAGAATTACTAGTATGTAGTGCCACGTAGGGCGTCCGTACCTTCTCGTAGTTAAATATGAGACGCAACGCGATACGCCCCCTACAAGGACTTATGGAAGACTGATAACATTTTACCACAATAATGTGTATGTCCAACTTGGTTTATAAGGAATTACACAACACAGTGAGACATTCACATAAATCATCAAATACCAACACTTATTCAATTTAATTGCTTCAAAGGCTAACTGGGTAGTGATCCTACCTACTAAGCAGGAGGTTTCGTgttatatgtgtatgtgtgttttttttaatactacgtcggtggcaaacaagcatacggcccgcctgatggtccagtccagaggagtaacatgcgcgttgccaaccctaacactccgcaccctcgttgagctctggcaaccttacttaccgacagaaacacaacactatgaatagggtctagtgttatttggctgcggttttctgtaaagtacttccccagttgggctctgctctggatctggaatgacatccgctatgctgtgccctaccacacaaagcgagatgacattcacagtgcccatacctctcttttggacgtagtttaattaaggacgtacccggatcCGGGTTTATCAAGAAAATTAGTCCTGAGTTAAATATGGATGTTgtcatagtacaagctttgcttagtttggggctaggtcgatctacACGGTTGtctctaaatattttattaattctacTGGAGATTAGCGCAACGTTCCTTCAGATACAATGACTAGTATGCAGTGCGCCGGGCGGGGCGTCTGCCGTTCTCGTAAATCTGGCACGCAACGAGTTACGCCTCCTACATGTAAATGGAATTAAATTCGATGGAAGTGAAGTCAAATCTTCATCATTTCCTTCCTATCTAACTGTGAAGTAAGTGTGGAACTCGTGGAGTACTATTGTTTATTATCATAATGCACCCAATGTTGATGTCTATCAATGACAGACATCAACATttccacattctactaagaaGCTTTTGGGACAGTTTTGCACTAAACGTACTTTTAAAAGACTAACCCATTTAATCATAAAACCCCttccaaaattcaaaaaaatcaaaagacgGATTTCAaggagtattttttatatattatcatACCTTTGATCAACATCAACTACTCCATATTCTTCTAAAATGTTACTATTGTAGTTAAGTTCTTAGTAATCCTACCTAAGAAACTGGGGTTCGAATTCAGGCAAGGGATTTTTTTTGTGTCGTAAGCAAACTCTGTTTCTTCTGTAATCTTATTGtatttactaatttattttccaATTTGAGAACAGATCAAAAGGAATGCGTGCAATACTTAACATAGCACGTTGTTAATATACAAGATGTTTAATCTACTTGGGGATATTACCCTGGAAAAGAAAGGAAAGAGGTCTAAGACGCAAAGCCTGTATAAAAATAAcagtttgaaataataattaagtctatttatatacgtcccactgctgagcacaggcctcctcaTGCGCCAGAAGGCTcgagctatagtccccacgctagcccaatgcagaTTGGGGActttcacatacacctttggaattcttcgcagatgtatgcagttttcctcacgatgttttccttcaccgaaaagctggtggtaaatatcaaatgatatttcgtacataggttccgaaaaactcattggtacgagccaggatttgaacccgcaacctctggattgaaagttGAACGTTATATCCAACAGTttaaaaatgtgaaataaataaaaaaatgtcttgcTAGCAGGCCAGAAGGGCTTTTTTACAAGTCAATTAAATTTAGGTTAGAGATGGAAAAatatttggaggtgtaaagtctctccaaacCGTTGGAGTTTGGTTAATAATCCTaggaataaattataaattacttaAAGAAAACTCTCAAAGCCTCTTCTAGTACCCATAGGCCAAGACATAGCCCGTACATAACGCCGGCGCCGTCTTCCCACAACAACATAACAACTGGAATAAATTATAGACTTCCGTGTTGTCTGGCTGAAGGCCGAGAAAAACTGCCTCCAGCCGCTCTGCAAAAACATGGCTACAACTTAATAGTTGCAAGTTTTTAGGAACACAAGCGGAAACAGAGACATATTTACTCCTTTGTATTTACAACGTTTTGATGTATTTTCTAGCAACATTTAGAAACGTGTAACTAGTTAGATCCTGGTTCAGATTTAGCAACTTGGAACGGTTTTTAACTTGTTTTGgtgattttcatttcatttctcatgcaccaatcagcgtcaGCAATTTTCAaggttgtataaaaataatcaaaaccaCAACAACATATTAAGGCAGAATCAGCCTGACTGTATGTGTGTCAAGTTTCCTTAAGTTACCTGAACGCGACATTCCTTCACAATCCTCTACAGGAAAGGAGTGTCCTGTCCCATCTCTTCCAAACATTTAGGAAACCACTTGACTTCTTGTAAATCGAAACTCTGTGGACAAGGAAACTTGTCTAacagtaggtacttacctactggGTGGTTGTAAAGGTATGTGTACCTTAGCTTAACCCGGTATAAGAGCTGTGTGGCTTGTAACATAAGCAATAAACTAAACTttgacccgggtatgtccttaaactacatccttaaagagaggtataggcactgtgaatatcatctcgcttgtggtagggcacagcacagcggatttCATTCCATAtttagagcagaacccaactgagggaggtacttccccaacttacagaaaaccgcagccaaataacactagactatTAGTAGGGACTAATGGTGTTGTAATAGTGTTAACgcgcatgcaactccagaggagtccaTAGACTGATGACtgatgactgcttaccatcaggtgggccgtatgcgtgtttgcaaccgacgtagtataaaacaaaaattgtagACTGTACTCCTGAAACTGACCAACATCAGTTAAAGGGCTTTCAAAAAcaacttgtgttttgattttttagtacactttaaagtttattctaagacgcaatgtatcgcggattttgttttatttaaagcatGACAAGCAACGTTAATTACCTATATATTGACGACAGGGTACATTGAAGGGTACAAAGGAGAAAATCTAAAtacttcataattttaaaaggttttaaaaaaatgttttatcgtTTGAGTAGTACAAtcaatattttgattatttcctTGAGTTATAGAATAGAAGACAACCCGGCATTACCCAATATGAGAAGGATATTTCAAAAACAGTTATTCTTGAAATATAACTGATAACTACGtatattattagtaatattCCTTTAGATAAAAGTCTAGCTAGTTAAGCTTCTatctgaaattaataaaaatatctacCTATTTAAAATCTTTAGGTCCTGTTTCGTagtgtccaagtaaagtcctgaataagctaactgccacttatctgacgaaaaTAGTCATcgatcgttggcgtttcacaatctaacaaataagcttaactagtAGACAAATAGGtacctttgtttttgttatcgATGGTTGAATCCATAACGTCCTCCTTGAACTCGGTTAAAAATGGGAGTCAAGTTCAATTTATGAAACAGGCGCGATCGTCTACCTCTCCTCAAAAGACTTGAGAACCAAATGGCAGAAATCTTAGGATAAATTGATTTGAAACTCTTCGTGATTAGATGCCTTTTGAAAGTTTCCATTTTACGAgccttattttgattaaaacactTTTACTTACACAAGAACTTAATTCATATTTAAGGTTAATGAAGTTAGaaataaacctaaaatataaaataatttaactttgtCGCCATTGAGGACATGAGCCACCTGAGGGGAAGCGGTCACCTTTGCCCTTGGACCTTAGCAACATCGTacgagccacttatgcgttccCGACCCTTGAAGACCCTAAATagccgcttcttgaagaatcccatttCGTAGCTCAAATAAAATACCTCAAGAGGTAACTTACTGGGAAGAAATGACAAAGATACCCGCTTATTCATGATGAGCCATGTATTTAAGAAGTGGGAATGAACTTTGCTCTTTTttcgggaggtgcggtgataaaagcAAGCATAAGTTCTTCAGAGCATTTTCCATTGTACAGTATCCTTAGTCCTTTTACCACGAGTTTGATACTGAGATATTCGCGTGAACTAAACTCACAATGCATCGCCCTTGTACTGACATTAGTGCATGGAAGATAGCGTGTAAGTGACGACcgttttggcctagtgggtagtgagagtgaccctgcctacgaaactgatggtcccgggttcaaatcctggtaagggcatttatacgtgtgatgagcatggatttttgttcctgagtcatgggtgtgttctatgtatttaagtatttattaatatttatatattatatatgttgtctaagtaccctcaacacaagccttattgagcttactgtgggacttagtcaatttgtgtaataatgtcctataatatttatttatttatttaagtatgatGCGGGTAAAAATACATAACTTACCATAATATATTGGTCACCATCGGTAGATGCACCGAAAGTTCTGTCAAGTTCGTATTATGATTAAGATATCACTTCACAAACTTGAGAATATAAATCCCATTGCAAATCGGGTTCTTCGTTTTCTTTAGTACTGTATTCTATAAAGGTGAATCCACATAGCATTTAACTATCGTTGCAGCACTGTGCAACACGGTAACATTATGTAACTTACCTAGTTACTTATTGTTGCACGGTGTTGCTGCTCCACAGTTCCTCCGCGGTGTAGATGCACCTTAAAACGAGCCCTACTCGTGGCCCCAATGACAGGACCCTACCATGTTGAACTTCCTGTAAGAGGATTACCTATCGGATCTCCGAACAAACCACACCCGAGTCGCAAATTTAATTCCACTAGTTTAAGGTCCATTttcaataatcatttattttcatggGAGAAGTTCTCTAAGACAATCAATAAGGAACTTTATGAATTGAAGTGAAGGTGCAATTTGCTTTGTGTTTATAAAACGGGGTGCCTGAAAGTTCGGAAACAAATTACTCCATTTTCATAATCCCGCAACTTAGCCTgtcttattataatttttaagaaggAATTAATGATGCTTTTTTTTGCTGTAATTAAAATTTGTCTAtggattttattgtttattggtTTTAtacttaagttatttattacctataattaatagtacattattgcagaggccgggaaatggcaattcgtggatgagtttcgattttgacaaagaagacgaatccacgaattgctgttcctgccgaagcctatatagtgcttttctccaaacatgcgaggaaatcaggaaaataatcataatttaaacatgaaccatcactcaaatcgaaccttcacatcaaaaacgtcaaaatcaatttccctctttaattatttttaaaagttaaaggcacaactattctgccattcagtaccattcaatattcgctcatttaatataagctgtatttgcacgcatgagatccttaaaaaaatataaaagttatatagtctttgattttattaagcagtattcacacgatcatacacgtcggtcttacacgactctatcctatgatgaccgggtcgtgtagacgcggcccgcagctatattaattggctgtatgcgtttttcttagtggatacatgtttttaaaaagtaaaaaacaatacagtaataatttTCGCGTCCGCTAAAACatgacaataatggtttgatttttttaaatttgagtttgaccataacgaagaacgtcccatactatttttgctacaataaggtgaacatttctgagcatattggagaaaatgtatttttctcgCTAGACAAACGCTATTCGACTCCTTGCCTTGACGTCAATTGTCTCGTTCAGTCGATTCTGAAGGAGCCTAAATAGGAAATGAATGACCTAATAAAAGACCACAAGCATAATACCGTTCCTTCCTACCGCGGTTCCTACTGTAGTTACGTATATAGTAAATTAATTATGTTCTTGGTGACAAGAAAACCGCCGAAACCGTTAAAGTAGAAACTGTCCATAAGCTAGAAACCCGAGCCATACGCTTGTATACCACAGTAAAGTCGTcaaggtaacaaaaaaaaaactagatctcgttcaaaccaatttttggtggaagtttgcatggtaatgtacatcatatattttttttaggtttatcattctgttattttagaagttacaggggggggggacccATTTTTCCACtgtggaagtgtctctcgcgcaaactattcagtttagaaaaaaatgatattagaaacctcaatatcatttttgaagacctatccaaagataccccacacgtatgggtttgatgaaaaaaatttttttgagtttcagttctaactttggggaacctccaaaatttattgtttttttttttctatttttgtgtaataatcttaatgcggtttatagaacacatctacttaccaagtttgaacagtatagctcttatagtttcggagaaaagtggctgtaacataaacggacagagagacggacatgacgaatctataagggttccgttttttgccgtttggctacggaaccctaaaaaatttgaactaattCTCATCGCACGTATGCAATTTTAACACGAATACTTAGCTTAAACACGTTTATGTAAtcatcaaaatgtcaaaacaagtGTTATCGGTAAGTAGCTATCACATATTATTAAGTTGAGTTACCGCTAAGAGGTcagttaaatgataaatatcgtcagatatatttttaactatgtGTAGTAACGCACATGTGTGCACCGGCAAACATGAATATTATAAAGCTCAAAAATGTAAGTCCGTGACCCCTACCAGGCAGATCAATGGTTGTTAAATGGGTACTAATAGACAACACACAACCAAAACTTAGACCTTGAATATTTtagcatattttatttaaggtcACAGCTCTCTAAGAAGCTATTTTTAGAATGTAACCCCTAAGAGGGTTAAAATAGTGTTAAAACTTTTTCAAGTCTTCTGTCCGAGCAAAGTCGAGGGCGAGGGTTAGTAAAAGAACTACTTACGTAAAGTATGGTTTGTCTATTCTATTGTAATGATAACCTCTTATCATTTGACAGTGACCTgatgtttttgttaaaattcGGAATGTTATTGCAAGTGTCAGGGGCAACGCGAACCTGTCTTGGCAGTTTGTGTCTGCGCTTGGATGATTATGGGTGTCGTGAGAAATGCAAGTAAGTGTTATTTAGcacattttgtgtttttttactgAACATAAGATGTTGAGCAAGATTACGTCTATGAGTTTTATGATATGacgaataaaaatagtttttagaattgttggcaccgataaaaaaaaaactattgctGGTTGTCGGTTTTCATTGCCAAATGTTTAACCGTGCTGTATGGCTGTCAACACCGCTGTTTACGGGATtcaatgtatgaaaaaaaaagaaacctctacacgacaagaaaaaaaaaacatgttataaaCAATCTTACGCTACtagtatatttttactgttgCCTAAAAGCGTTAGGCTTTTACATGCTCAagcgagattttttttattttgatattacaaggtaataattaaaagaaatctttgcggtttatttttatataatgtgTAGGTTTATTGCAATTATCCGacttataatattatacctaGGTACAAAACGTACCAAACGTaacaaaattgtaataaaaaacatGTCGCTTAACTTTTCCGTCATCCATATCTTCGTATTACCAGACACATACCTAAACAAGCCCTTTACTTCAATTGTATGAATAATATGAAATTATACACTAAGAGCCTGCTTCTAAGTcaccaagtaaagtcctgagtAAGGTACTTGCCACTTTTTTGACAAATATAGTCATAGTTGGCATTTCACTATcttaaataagcttaactggtagataaagtgctaagttctgaaggaagttttatctggcagttaatttatttgttaattagttaTCCAGTACTtaacttggacattgtgaaacagaccctaagcATCAAACAAGTAAAGTTCTGTAGGTAACGTGCTTCAACCTTCGTAAGTCAGCCTATTTAGGAAAGTTTGGAATTTTTCCCAAAAGTTGTCTTCTCTTGCAGGTTTAGCGTTCGCAACGCTTCTTCTAGCCGCTGCACTCTTACCATCCTTCGCCGATGAGGTCACGTGGGAGAAATGCAAGAGTACGGACGTCCTCAGCTCCCGTGCTTCCAAGGCGCGCTCCATGAAGACCTACGGTTGGGACCTTAAGGCCACCAGCCTTTATTTATCCCATTGCAATATACTTCACCTGGACGACGTCTTCAGCGGCCTTCCCAAAGTTAAAACCATCGTTTTAAGCAACAACAATCTACAATTCGTCAACCCAGGTGTTTTCATAAAAGTATCCGGGCTATCTGAACTAGATTTGTCATTTAATAGACTTAGCACAGTTCCTGTTTTTGGTCAACATGGTCTTTTTGAAAGCATGAAGAAACTATCAGTTAATTATAATAGAATATCTTTACTACTTAATTTGAAAACCTTCTCATCCATGCAGCAATTGGAAGAGCTAAACTTGGATAACAACGTTATACGTCATATAGACGCTGATATATTCAAACCTTTGGTCaatttgaaaacaataaatCTGGCTTCTAACAAAATATCGTTTATTCCTGAAGGGATGTTTCAAATACAGACTTTACAGAATATTTATTTGAACGATAATGCAATCGGTTATGTATCACCGAACGCTTTTGAAAGCAAGGTAAAGTCTTTGGATTTGTCCGCTAACCGACTTGCATATCTGCCAAAGGACTGTGTATCAAAACTGACTAGCGATGGATCCAGATTGATCAATCTCGAACTAGCTTCAAATCCTTGGCAGTGCGCGTGTCTGTTGGAACTGCTCCATGATGTGAAGAAGCTTGGCGTGTGTGACGAATACTACAAATACGTGTTTGATGGAGAAAAACCTTTGTGTCTTGCTCATGAGCAGACGGAGTGCAGCAGACCTAGCGATGATGAAGTGTTGCTGTCTGTGGAACTAGCCAACGATTATATAACTCATACGAAACCCTATCCAGTTTGTGCGTAAATGTGcctttaataaattttaaaccgaagtttaaaattgttttattttccaGACTATTCATAAAAGATAACTTAAGTTAAAACGGCCCGGGTCCAGGCAGAGGCATCCGGCACTTCGTTCCTTATAAAGCATCACGTGATAACcggtcacctgtcatagaaaacgaagagTCAGCTGCCCCGGCCCGGATCCGTGAGTCATCCATCAACTATATTCTATGTGTTTTGAGTTGGTAGGTACATACCAATAAGTAGACGTAGTCACAAGCAGCGATATCTTCAATACAACCTTAAGATTTTGACAGAACTCACAGCCGCACGAATTTGACAGAACTCACAGCCGCACGAATTTGACAGAACTCACAGCCGCACGAATTTGACAGAACTCACAGCCGCACGAATTTGACAGAACTCACAGCCGCACGAATTTGCTCTGCCCACGACTTTCCGTGGGAACGTGATGATTGATTAAATCTATCCTATGTCCTAGCTTCCCCGAGCACAAACTatcttcgtaccaaatttcacctaaatcAGTGGTTCAAGCGTGAAGAGgcaacagacagagttacttttacatttataatattagtatatattttttccataaaaactACCGTGACTCTACTAAAATAATCACTTCTAAGCACCGACTTATCAGCCGCAGACAGCGAGCAACTTTGAATCCTATTCGAGATTACGGCTTATGGAGTTCGGGACTTTCAAAGGGGGTTTTCGTGTAGGCAGTCAATCGTGTGATGCTATCAGTGATATAGAAAACTAGTTGTGGGTATAGGTACACTGCTAGTTAGAAAAGTAATTAAGGTGAATACGGGTTGGTGTGGCTAGCCTTCACATTGAGGCCTGATTACAcatcgattaatgtttattcattcgagttcatacatttgctactaaacgcaagtagcaagTAGCAAATATATGAAATctcaataaacactaatcaatgtgtaagcAACCCCCAATGTGATGGCCAGCCACATTTACCCGTGTTGACTTTACTTTCAAAATCATCATGCGCATTTTATAATAGAAAGATAATCAATGTACCCCAATGATGTCAATCTTGTCAGTGAAAATGTCACAGGAAGGTTGGTTTCATAACCGTCAGTACCGTATTATTATAGACACAGCAGGTGACAggtaaactataaaaaaataggttCTAAACCATcacaataacaaatatttataccaCACCAGCTCCTAAAGACTCTTGATTGTTTGAAAACTGATAGtaagttatgataaatagagttcatttggatttcatttggtttaattttgtatttcagtcggtggcaaaatttgtttaaccctcgtggcttgaaacactcgcaacgctcaagatttcacttttCGAACCGCTCGCTATGCTTGTTGTTTAATTTAGGCACACCTCGCTTGCTCGGGAATCAATATTAtagcacgagtggttaaacaacaacttgaTGTCATATGTTTCCACCTCTCCTGCTAATAATGTTGACCTATAAATTGGTTTTACAGATAAacatgattatgattatgattaatatTGACATCCGAGCAAGTGAAAGACTCCAACAAATTTTCTGCCAAAAATAATCCTGAGTCGATAAGTATCTCTGTTCTTATAAACTCTGATTTCACTGGAGCTTTTCGATGaagataaaaattataataaaacttattaGTATCTCTGACGAATATCAAACACGTGAACTACCTAAAGGTATTATTACACCAGTAGATGAAGCCAACTTTATTCCAAAGATATGATAATTCACTAAcatcatatcatatattatcACAAAAAGATACAAGCCATAATCCATAATCCGGGCCATTCCATCCTCGAGCCATTAATATCGTGTTTACTCCCATGAATGCGACGACATCAGCGCCATAAAACCTCTTGGCAAGCTCGCGGGCACACAGTTCAAGTAGGAGAGACAGTCAGATGAATTATTTGGTGTTTGTAACCGCCAtacaggtcaggatctcgacgactaaAATAAGATTTCAGTTCGAGGTGAACTGATATATTCCTCCAAAATACTGGTTTACAAGAGTAGATACTTGGCAAAACGGTTAAATGaagaaagagtgatttgcaagaATTGATCAAGTACAAAGGGTTTTAAAAGGTACATCTTGGTCAATTGGCCGCGATAAAGCGTATGTGGAGCGCAGCAATTGGTGCTTTAGAAAAaacctccgaatactagccaaACCTGAcagctgcgtttagctactgcattatagtttatacaaataaaaagttgcattcgcaacagtattaaatacaaatatatagaGGCCCGGTAGTTTTAGGTACAGTAACAGGCACCTCTTCATGGAATACGCAGCGCAACCTTGCTCATTGTACTTAAAACATGTGAATGCAAATTGTGTCACATACTTTCAAaggttacaaaatatataacgTGTGATAATTGTATCTAATCCTCACAAGGTCAAAAAACATGATTGCCATGATTACGTGTCAAGTAATAACGACAGAGAGGACCTCTCTTTTGTATAGTACCTACTAATGAGAAAGGGGCGAGTATATTTGTAGGTTATATTTGTTTACCACTTGACTGGCGTACTACCATCCCCTTGACTCCGCTGTTGATTGGTGATTagaaaatattattgcaaaGAGAAAGAGGTGTATTCTGATAGTAATAACAAGTTACAAATTTGAtttggatttgttatggatttAAATCATAAACGTAACTTTTCACACTGACAGATCGTATCCATAACTTACTACATACTAATTAACATAAATTTTGATGAAATTCAAAACCCGtaattacaatcagaatacgccgcAAACCGCAAAGTCCATCACCAATTCCACCACTTACCAAATATTCCAGCAACGTATAGT
This Cydia pomonella isolate Wapato2018A chromosome 16, ilCydPomo1, whole genome shotgun sequence DNA region includes the following protein-coding sequences:
- the LOC133526596 gene encoding carboxypeptidase N subunit 2-like produces the protein MIMGVVRNASLAFATLLLAAALLPSFADEVTWEKCKSTDVLSSRASKARSMKTYGWDLKATSLYLSHCNILHLDDVFSGLPKVKTIVLSNNNLQFVNPGVFIKVSGLSELDLSFNRLSTVPVFGQHGLFESMKKLSVNYNRISLLLNLKTFSSMQQLEELNLDNNVIRHIDADIFKPLVNLKTINLASNKISFIPEGMFQIQTLQNIYLNDNAIGYVSPNAFESKVKSLDLSANRLAYLPKDCVSKLTSDGSRLINLELASNPWQCACLLELLHDVKKLGVCDEYYKYVFDGEKPLCLAHEQTECSRPSDDEVLLSVELANDYITHTKPYPVCA